In Zingiber officinale cultivar Zhangliang chromosome 9B, Zo_v1.1, whole genome shotgun sequence, the genomic window GACCTGTCTTCAACTCTAATATATCCTGTTGATATTGATAGGTTAGTgcagaaaagaaaatttttgaataaaTCAGAAATAGACATAATGTAACATAACAACAGCTATCTCAAACTATATCCTGCATACAGCTCGGTTCTGAAGGTAAATTAAGCATCTCTGCTAacacaaattatttttctttctataGAAAGATGAGACAGCACATATCATGcagaaaaaaaatgatatacaGTGTATTGTATATTTCAAATACGTATTCAGATAGAAGTTAACCACATTAAAAAAATGATATCACCTCTCCAAATGTCTCAATTGCAGCTAACCACTCCTCGCTAAATGGGACTGCATTCAGTTTGAGACGGTGGATATCTTGCTTCACTTTTTCCTTCTGTTCATTCTCGCTGCCACTGTACAGATTTTAGACAAATAATGGTGCTTCTTTTAATCCATGTACATTGAAACAAGCAAAAAGGAACCTAGCTTTATGGAATAATACTTACTCTTGCAACAAGGATTCCTCTTCTTTTGAGTTGATATGATCTTCATTAACACACTCCAACGTATGATCTTTTATTTGACAGTTTGCCGAAGGTGAAGTTAGAGAATCCTCCAAAACACTAGTCAATCTCACAGGCGAGTAGTTTGTTCCATAATTTACTGTTTTAGCAGATATGCCAGGCTTTTCAGATGGAGGATTCACGATTTCTGAATTGCTAATGAAATCAGTATCAGAGTTGTGCTCAGTGCTGGACCTTAGATATGAGTTGTTTTCATCCTCAGTGCCTGCTTCTACAGTTAAAGAACAATCTTCTTCAAGACTGCTAAAAGCAATAGAACTATCAACTCCATGTTTAGACAAACTCAAGGATGATTTAGCTGCAGGCAAAGAAGAAAAATCATCTACTAGATCTGAGAGGACAAACTCTGCATCTGGATTTACTTGTAAATTCCCAGTTGCCTGTTCATCCTGTCCTGAAATAGCATCTGTAGCAAATCCCCTATATGATGGTGGTGATTGCTTGGCACTGTTATCCTCTGAAGAAGGGCGTTCATCTATCCAAGTCTCATTTAATTCCCCAAGAGAGCATGCCTTGTCACCAATCTGCAGCATTGAGTTGCTTGCATAAGGCACTTCCTTATCTATACCCAGCTGAATCGTGGAAGCATTTTCACCACTTGATGGATGCGCCACATTTCCATTAAATGCGGATAAAGAACTAGGTTTGTAAGAGTTCTCCATTTTAGTTGATGTTGTCGTCCTAGCAAAATATTTTGGGGCAACAGGACCATTAATTGTTTTTTCCCTAGTAGAAGCAAGTGAAGCCTTTGATTCACCTGCTGGTGTAACGCCTATTGTTTTTCCAAGTGGAATAGTAGGTCGGCACAGATGAACAGTTCTTTGAGACTGGATACCAGTTGGAGGAAGCTTACCCTGCAAAATGTAAACTATAAAACTATACATTATTCAGCTCGGAGAACAGAGAATATACTAGTGATATC contains:
- the LOC122024942 gene encoding uncharacterized protein LOC122024942 isoform X2 yields the protein MSTFSKLGTTQKKSKMANGVNLRKSLAWNSAFFTEEGVLNPLELSVLGGSSLRSKEKILSLVNGQISPLLGLHERSPAVGHQKSYGKMVALSASKDNKNFKEENLLSKLNASIPEEQQEGEGIKYSSKNIGRVASRLATPSSQKRTANTNAANRTSKIPKFMPAKSHTASIPRDTRDAIPCVRNLKSNTSATAVDMEHTLQKRCFQSNIRNQSACPQSMKPSAIYLSRPLVPLIDKGTTENLSVPKVVKRTSTSSITVNGSSSLPKKVHGDAIAHAKPSGLRMPSPSLGFFQQGKLPPTGIQSQRTVHLCRPTIPLGKTIGVTPAGESKASLASTREKTINGPVAPKYFARTTTSTKMENSYKPSSLSAFNGNVAHPSSGENASTIQLGIDKEVPYASNSMLQIGDKACSLGELNETWIDERPSSEDNSAKQSPPSYRGFATDAISGQDEQATGNLQVNPDAEFVLSDLVDDFSSLPAAKSSLSLSKHGVDSSIAFSSLEEDCSLTVEAGTEDENNSYLRSSTEHNSDTDFISNSEIVNPPSEKPGISAKTVNYGTNYSPVRLTSVLEDSLTSPSANCQIKDHTLECVNEDHINSKEEESLLQDGSENEQKEKVKQDIHRLKLNAVPFSEEWLAAIETFGEDILELKTGPVQNSPTDKTLPEPGPWSPMKRKAQDVGPFDCTKHSTKLSEPTS